One Turneriella parva DSM 21527 genomic region harbors:
- a CDS encoding aldehyde dehydrogenase family protein — protein sequence MAAKKKAKAKTPAPVKKKTAVVAAASAKTDIIQFGKAWEYSESIESAAIVKIAPKYNLFINGKFVAPKSGKYFASINPATEQKIADVAEAGEADVDLAVKAARQAYNKVWSKLPGKERAKYIYRIARLIQDHARELAVLESIDGGKPIRESRDVDVPLAAAHFFYYAGWADKLDYAFPGRTLKPLGVAGQVIPWNFPLLMAAWKLAPALACGNTVVLKPAETTPLTSLFLAQILQEAELPDGVVNIVTGAGATGASVVSHADVNKVAFTGSTLVGKKIQQALAGSGKKMTLELGGKAANIIFEDAAIDQAVEGIVNGIYFNQGHVCCAGSRLLVQESIHDVVVKKLFRRLQTLRVGNPLDKNTDIGAINSKMQLNKICELADSGVAEGAVMHQKAGKLPDKGFWFQPTFFTNVTSSSRIAREEIFGPVLSVMTFRTPDEAVEKANNTPYGLSAGIWTDKGSKAMKMANALRAGVVWINTFNKFDPTSPFGGYKESGYGREGGKQGLLDYCKIE from the coding sequence ATGGCTGCGAAAAAGAAAGCGAAAGCAAAGACCCCGGCGCCGGTAAAAAAGAAAACGGCAGTCGTCGCTGCGGCGAGCGCCAAAACCGACATCATTCAATTTGGCAAAGCCTGGGAATACTCTGAAAGTATCGAGTCGGCAGCGATTGTCAAGATTGCCCCGAAATACAATCTCTTCATCAACGGCAAATTCGTCGCTCCCAAAAGCGGTAAATATTTCGCCTCGATTAACCCGGCAACCGAGCAAAAAATCGCCGACGTCGCCGAAGCGGGCGAGGCTGACGTCGATCTCGCCGTGAAGGCCGCGCGGCAGGCTTACAACAAAGTCTGGTCGAAGCTTCCCGGCAAAGAGCGCGCAAAATACATCTACCGCATTGCGCGGCTCATTCAAGACCATGCGCGCGAACTGGCGGTGCTCGAGTCGATCGACGGCGGCAAGCCGATTCGTGAATCGCGCGACGTCGATGTGCCGCTCGCGGCTGCGCACTTTTTCTATTATGCGGGTTGGGCCGATAAACTGGACTATGCGTTTCCCGGCCGCACACTGAAGCCTCTCGGTGTCGCGGGGCAGGTGATACCCTGGAACTTTCCATTGCTGATGGCCGCTTGGAAACTCGCACCAGCGCTTGCGTGCGGCAATACGGTTGTGCTGAAACCGGCTGAAACGACGCCGCTCACCTCGCTTTTTCTCGCGCAGATTCTGCAAGAGGCAGAACTGCCAGACGGTGTGGTCAACATCGTCACCGGCGCCGGCGCAACCGGGGCATCGGTGGTGTCGCACGCCGACGTGAACAAAGTGGCTTTCACGGGCTCAACTCTTGTTGGCAAAAAAATTCAGCAGGCCCTCGCAGGCTCGGGTAAAAAAATGACACTCGAGCTCGGTGGCAAAGCGGCAAACATCATCTTTGAAGACGCTGCGATCGATCAGGCGGTCGAAGGTATCGTCAATGGTATCTACTTTAACCAGGGCCATGTGTGCTGTGCGGGTTCAAGGCTGCTCGTGCAAGAGTCGATTCATGACGTTGTTGTGAAGAAGCTTTTCCGTCGCCTGCAGACTCTGCGCGTGGGAAATCCGCTCGACAAAAATACCGACATTGGCGCGATCAATTCAAAAATGCAGCTCAACAAAATCTGTGAGCTCGCCGACTCGGGCGTCGCAGAGGGCGCAGTGATGCACCAGAAGGCTGGCAAGCTGCCCGACAAAGGTTTCTGGTTTCAGCCTACGTTTTTCACCAACGTGACCTCGTCGAGCCGCATCGCGCGCGAAGAAATTTTCGGGCCGGTGCTTTCGGTCATGACGTTCAGAACTCCCGACGAAGCAGTTGAAAAAGCCAACAACACGCCTTACGGCCTTTCGGCCGGCATCTGGACAGACAAGGGCTCAAAGGCGATGAAGATGGCAAATGCGCTGCGCGCAGGTGTCGTGTGGATTAACACGTTCAACAAATTTGACCCGACATCGCCCTTCGGCGGTTATAAAGAATCGGGTTACGGCCGCGAAGGCGGCAAACAGGGCCTGCTCGACTATTGTAAGATAGAATAG
- a CDS encoding ABC transporter permease, translating into MRAPKLLSKLADRLATARRDGAPVWAYFFLFMFVFTGTCAPVLSSSQPLFIYDKADYEAKSGIALKRSPLLYSLVFSDAQVEKIEYRRLVTKGEIGAVFTLVPYSPYETELENYLKAPNLLGSRFKHYLGTDENGRDVAARLIRGTRNSLLVSLVAVGLALMIGIIVGATAGYFGGYVDATISRLIEVVICFPKLILIIAVMALKKPSLLNLMIVIGLTSWTGIARLVRGEVMRVRNFDYVQSARAMGASHWRIIFIHILPATAGPLSVTAAFDVAEAVLTESALSFLGIGVPIPEPSWGDVLKTAQDFPDIAWWMTLFPGLLIFLTVITFNQIGDRLRQRFAR; encoded by the coding sequence ATGCGTGCGCCTAAGTTGTTGTCAAAACTCGCCGACCGCCTCGCCACTGCGCGGCGCGACGGCGCACCAGTTTGGGCCTATTTTTTTCTGTTCATGTTCGTGTTCACGGGTACCTGCGCCCCGGTGCTTTCTTCTTCGCAGCCATTGTTTATTTATGACAAGGCGGATTACGAAGCCAAATCGGGCATTGCGCTCAAAAGATCACCTTTGCTCTATTCTCTGGTTTTTTCAGACGCACAGGTCGAGAAAATAGAATACCGCAGACTGGTCACAAAAGGTGAAATCGGCGCGGTGTTTACGCTGGTGCCGTATTCACCTTATGAAACGGAACTCGAAAACTATCTGAAAGCCCCCAATCTGTTGGGTAGCAGGTTCAAACATTATCTCGGCACCGACGAGAATGGACGCGACGTCGCGGCGCGACTCATTCGCGGCACGCGCAACTCACTACTTGTTTCACTCGTGGCCGTGGGTCTTGCACTCATGATTGGCATTATCGTCGGCGCGACGGCCGGCTATTTTGGCGGTTATGTTGATGCGACGATCAGTCGCCTCATTGAAGTGGTGATTTGTTTTCCCAAACTGATTCTGATTATTGCCGTCATGGCTCTCAAGAAGCCTTCTCTCTTAAACCTCATGATCGTCATCGGCCTCACGAGCTGGACAGGTATTGCGCGGCTCGTGCGCGGCGAGGTGATGCGTGTGCGCAACTTTGACTACGTGCAAAGCGCACGGGCAATGGGTGCGTCGCATTGGCGCATTATCTTTATCCATATCTTGCCGGCAACCGCTGGGCCACTCTCTGTGACCGCTGCATTCGACGTCGCCGAAGCGGTGCTCACAGAATCGGCACTCAGCTTTCTCGGCATCGGCGTCCCCATACCTGAGCCGTCATGGGGCGATGTGCTCAAAACCGCGCAAGATTTTCCCGACATCGCATGGTGGATGACGCTTTTTCCCGGCCTGCTGATTTTTCTCACTGTGATTACGTTCAACCAAATCGGCGACCGTTTGCGCCAGCGTTTCGCGAGGTAA
- a CDS encoding HDOD domain-containing protein, whose amino-acid sequence MDVGKQMLTEKLKNLELPPMPQVAARVMQIDESQISVSAEQIKNIVQADLALSTKILKLANSAFYARGNRINNLSQAIALLGFKTVKGLSLLVSAASIIPKKGNFKIMKELWMRSVLSALIAKIVAERVGKEKVKDEVFMIGLLRQIGKSILANQFPEEYAICFQMSGDAADEEKLHQLEMMKWQFTSADASAFAMKTWNFPPELVDSSNVLRYKIADAQQLEKDQPLLMPVILAEYIVLLSGYTDSFKPDQKLRDKLLAEFKRICPVYQIDEVKQKYYLEELRQVIKQDSFYSFCGELFSD is encoded by the coding sequence ATGGACGTCGGGAAACAGATGCTCACCGAAAAGCTCAAGAATCTTGAGCTGCCTCCGATGCCGCAGGTTGCTGCGCGCGTGATGCAGATCGACGAAAGCCAGATCAGCGTCTCTGCTGAGCAGATCAAGAATATCGTACAGGCAGATCTGGCGCTTTCGACCAAAATTTTGAAACTTGCGAACTCCGCATTTTACGCACGTGGCAACCGCATCAATAATCTGTCGCAGGCGATAGCCTTATTAGGATTTAAAACCGTAAAGGGCCTTTCGCTGCTCGTTTCTGCTGCGTCGATAATTCCCAAGAAGGGTAATTTCAAAATCATGAAAGAGCTCTGGATGCGTTCTGTTTTGAGCGCCCTCATTGCCAAGATTGTCGCCGAACGTGTCGGCAAAGAAAAGGTGAAAGACGAAGTTTTTATGATTGGTCTTTTGCGTCAAATCGGCAAGTCGATTCTGGCGAACCAGTTTCCCGAAGAGTATGCAATCTGTTTTCAGATGTCGGGCGATGCCGCCGATGAAGAAAAATTGCACCAGCTTGAAATGATGAAGTGGCAGTTTACCTCTGCCGATGCCTCTGCGTTTGCGATGAAAACCTGGAACTTTCCACCTGAGCTGGTCGACTCAAGCAACGTGCTCAGATATAAAATCGCAGATGCGCAGCAGCTTGAGAAAGACCAGCCGCTGCTTATGCCGGTTATTCTGGCCGAGTACATTGTATTGCTTTCAGGCTATACGGATTCGTTCAAGCCTGATCAGAAGTTAAGGGACAAGCTACTCGCCGAATTCAAGCGCATCTGCCCGGTTTACCAGATCGATGAGGTAAAACAAAAATATTATCTTGAAGAGTTGCGGCAGGTAATTAAGCAAGACTCGTTTTATTCTTTCTGCGGCGAGCTCTTCTCTGACTGA
- a CDS encoding CAP domain-containing protein — translation MQTYKWEIRLMLVLILATGIFARSIAIETPSYLSKLENDVLQELNLARTNPKAFARLLEDYRAQFNGKIVKRPGKIDLMTSEGTRAVDEAIRALKSQKPLDAFRPSKGMSLAAKDHVKDTGPRGSTGHFGTDGSKPFDRMNRHGKWQKTAGENISYGNDEGRAVIIQLIVDDAVPSRGHRKNIYNEAFGVVGISCGAHKVYGTMCVQTFAGDYQER, via the coding sequence ATGCAAACATATAAATGGGAAATCCGCCTGATGCTGGTGCTGATTCTGGCGACGGGTATTTTCGCACGTTCGATCGCTATAGAGACGCCTTCATATCTCTCGAAACTCGAGAACGATGTGCTGCAAGAGCTGAATCTCGCGCGCACCAACCCAAAGGCATTCGCGCGGCTGCTCGAAGACTACCGGGCGCAGTTTAACGGCAAGATCGTGAAGAGGCCCGGCAAAATCGATCTGATGACGAGCGAAGGCACGCGAGCCGTCGACGAAGCGATTCGCGCGCTGAAATCGCAGAAGCCATTAGATGCATTTCGCCCATCGAAGGGCATGTCGCTCGCAGCAAAAGACCATGTCAAAGACACCGGCCCGCGCGGTTCGACCGGGCATTTTGGCACCGACGGGTCAAAACCTTTCGACCGCATGAACCGCCACGGCAAGTGGCAAAAGACTGCCGGTGAAAATATCAGTTACGGTAACGACGAGGGTCGCGCGGTAATTATTCAGTTGATCGTCGACGATGCCGTGCCGTCGCGCGGCCACCGCAAGAATATTTACAACGAGGCATTCGGTGTTGTGGGCATCTCATGCGGCGCGCACAAGGTCTACGGCACGATGTGTGTGCAAACCTTTGCCGGTGACTATCAGGAAAGATAG
- the carA gene encoding glutamine-hydrolyzing carbamoyl-phosphate synthase small subunit: MSSEIRPGVIVFADGTFFEGRLFGAAPQGQGAFGEAVFQTAMSGYQEILTDPSYSGQIVCFTYPSFGNYGINKEDFESKKAWLSGVVVRDLCEIPSNFRSTQTVAEFLTEQNISGITGVDTRAVVRKIREGGAQTAGIFAGTGKDAARFAALVAAEPSMDGKNLVRGFDGVDANAFVVTYLQAQNIAKETLTPIAVLDFGIKYNILRELIQQGFYPQVFAGDTPLAEQGFDANKFQGFFFSNGPGDPAVVTNGVANIRDLTATGKPCLGICLGHQMLALALGAKTYKLKFGHHGGNQPVKADYRKQVIITSQNHGFAVDEASLKAVTESDARFEVNANDLSAEGFRILGGRYKILSVQYHPEAAPGPRDAAIVFSEFRGLF, encoded by the coding sequence GTGAGCTCTGAAATCCGCCCAGGCGTAATCGTCTTCGCAGACGGCACGTTCTTTGAGGGCAGGCTGTTTGGGGCCGCCCCACAGGGTCAGGGGGCGTTTGGCGAGGCCGTCTTTCAGACCGCCATGTCGGGTTATCAAGAGATACTCACCGACCCCAGCTACAGCGGCCAGATCGTTTGCTTTACATATCCCTCATTCGGCAATTACGGCATCAACAAAGAAGACTTCGAATCGAAGAAAGCCTGGCTATCGGGTGTCGTCGTGCGTGACCTTTGCGAGATCCCGAGTAATTTTCGCTCGACGCAGACCGTCGCAGAGTTTCTCACCGAGCAGAATATTTCGGGCATAACGGGCGTCGACACGCGGGCGGTCGTGCGAAAAATCCGTGAGGGGGGAGCGCAAACTGCAGGCATCTTTGCCGGCACAGGCAAAGACGCGGCTCGCTTTGCCGCACTCGTGGCTGCCGAGCCTTCCATGGACGGCAAGAATCTTGTCAGGGGTTTTGACGGTGTCGATGCCAACGCTTTTGTCGTCACTTATCTGCAGGCGCAGAATATTGCGAAAGAAACGCTTACACCTATTGCAGTACTCGATTTCGGTATAAAATACAACATACTCAGAGAATTGATTCAGCAGGGTTTTTATCCTCAGGTATTTGCGGGCGATACACCATTGGCCGAACAGGGTTTTGACGCGAACAAGTTTCAGGGCTTCTTTTTCAGCAACGGCCCCGGTGACCCGGCAGTCGTCACCAACGGCGTGGCAAACATTCGCGACCTGACGGCGACGGGCAAACCCTGCCTCGGTATTTGCCTTGGTCACCAGATGCTCGCGCTCGCGCTCGGCGCAAAGACCTACAAGCTCAAATTCGGTCACCACGGCGGTAACCAGCCCGTCAAAGCTGATTACCGCAAACAAGTCATCATCACGTCACAAAACCATGGTTTTGCCGTCGATGAGGCTTCGCTCAAGGCGGTCACCGAAAGCGACGCCCGGTTTGAGGTCAATGCGAACGACCTGAGCGCCGAAGGTTTTCGTATTCTGGGCGGCCGTTACAAGATTCTGAGTGTGCAATACCACCCTGAGGCCGCCCCCGGCCCGCGCGATGCGGCCATTGTCTTTTCTGAGTTCCGCGGTCTTTTTTGA
- a CDS encoding tetratricopeptide repeat protein: MTDTVTPLEQQQGDLAVNLAHSLAKEKRYNEALQTYREFVRVFPWHIRVREARENMARIYEKRQRFDLAARQYEELYRALGVSQLGLAYNLEAARLHELQGEEERAVRIYKELNSIDPNSEAAKRARERMESLNLVQKSGDYLKREAFTDQSEKSSPQKE; the protein is encoded by the coding sequence ATGACCGATACGGTAACACCCCTCGAGCAACAACAAGGTGATCTGGCGGTGAACCTCGCGCACTCGCTCGCAAAAGAAAAAAGATATAACGAAGCGCTGCAGACTTACCGCGAATTCGTACGCGTGTTTCCGTGGCATATTCGCGTTCGCGAAGCGCGCGAAAACATGGCCCGAATCTATGAGAAGCGCCAAAGGTTTGATCTGGCGGCCAGACAATACGAAGAACTCTACCGTGCGCTCGGGGTAAGCCAGCTCGGCCTGGCCTATAACCTCGAAGCCGCACGCCTGCACGAATTGCAGGGCGAAGAAGAACGCGCTGTCAGAATCTACAAAGAGCTGAATTCAATCGACCCCAATTCAGAAGCCGCCAAGCGCGCCCGCGAACGTATGGAATCTCTGAATCTGGTGCAAAAAAGCGGCGACTACCTGAAACGCGAGGCCTTTACCGATCAGTCAGAGAAGAGCTCGCCGCAGAAAGAATAA
- a CDS encoding ABC transporter permease: MRFALRRFLLMVPTFVGIITITFFLIKLRPDALTTASMGPDGLKESSGLDEFQTKMRAYYGLDQPLHIQYLKLWKNILTLDFSESRIDHRPVLSKIAEALPITLFFNLLSVFIVYTISIPLGIYMALHDGARREHLIATVLYVLYALPGFWVALMVLKYFGSAEYLDMFPLSGLVSPYFSKLAWYEQVADFLWHLVLPVFVMVYGSFAFLSRYMKSSFLDALRSDYVRTAKAKGLKGSTVIYVHALRNSVIPLVTLLGGLLPSLIGGSVILERIFTIPGMGKLAYDSFYANDDTVIIAVVSISSVLTMLGIFLSDIAYMAVDPRIRYGMQNEKM, translated from the coding sequence GTGCGCTTTGCCCTTCGCCGCTTTCTGCTCATGGTACCGACCTTTGTTGGCATCATTACGATTACGTTCTTTTTGATCAAATTACGACCCGACGCCCTAACGACTGCCTCCATGGGGCCCGATGGCTTGAAAGAAAGTTCTGGTCTCGATGAATTTCAAACCAAGATGCGCGCGTACTACGGTCTCGATCAGCCGCTCCATATTCAATACCTAAAGCTCTGGAAAAATATTCTGACTCTCGACTTTTCTGAAAGCCGCATTGATCATCGACCCGTGCTGAGTAAAATTGCAGAGGCGCTGCCGATAACACTCTTCTTCAATCTGCTTTCGGTCTTCATCGTCTATACCATTTCGATTCCGCTCGGTATCTATATGGCATTACACGACGGTGCCAGACGAGAGCACTTGATTGCCACCGTGCTCTACGTTCTCTATGCTCTACCCGGTTTCTGGGTTGCGCTGATGGTGCTCAAATATTTCGGTTCAGCCGAATATCTCGATATGTTTCCGCTTTCGGGTTTGGTTAGCCCCTACTTCAGCAAGCTCGCGTGGTATGAGCAGGTTGCCGATTTTCTCTGGCACCTTGTGCTACCCGTATTTGTCATGGTCTACGGCTCATTCGCATTTTTGAGCCGGTATATGAAATCTTCTTTTTTGGATGCACTCCGTTCTGACTATGTGCGCACGGCAAAAGCCAAGGGTCTCAAGGGCTCCACGGTTATTTACGTGCACGCACTGCGCAACTCGGTGATTCCCCTCGTGACGCTGCTCGGGGGATTGCTGCCTTCTCTCATAGGTGGTTCGGTGATTTTAGAACGTATCTTTACGATACCCGGCATGGGCAAGCTCGCCTACGACAGTTTTTACGCCAATGACGACACGGTGATCATCGCGGTTGTTTCCATATCGTCAGTGCTGACGATGCTTGGCATTTTTCTAAGCGACATCGCCTACATGGCCGTCGACCCGCGCATTCGTTATGGAATGCAGAACGAGAAAATGTGA
- a CDS encoding SanA/YdcF family protein, giving the protein MRKIIRTMLILSISTVVLVGGIQLAFIWATRDVIFGSVSNPNLPHPAQVALIPGASVLPNKKPSNTLLGRLRAGIDLYNKQLVPKLLLSGDNTRKFYDEVHTMRDYCLRHGVKGEDIFLDHAGVRTYDTMSRAKTSFQVRTAIVVSQQLYLPRALFLARAQGLKVEGYVAESSSFDNTWQAIGREYLARLKSVLDVYLLKPDITQDEPKPVSGDGRSTWKKIEEN; this is encoded by the coding sequence ATGCGCAAAATCATTCGTACAATGCTGATTCTAAGTATTTCGACCGTAGTTCTCGTCGGAGGCATACAATTGGCGTTTATTTGGGCCACGCGAGATGTCATTTTCGGCTCAGTTAGCAATCCGAATCTGCCCCACCCAGCCCAGGTGGCGCTTATACCGGGCGCAAGCGTCTTACCTAATAAAAAACCCTCGAATACACTGCTCGGTCGCCTGCGCGCGGGAATCGACCTCTATAACAAGCAGCTCGTCCCCAAGTTGTTACTCTCCGGTGACAATACGCGTAAGTTCTATGACGAGGTCCACACTATGCGTGACTACTGCCTGCGCCATGGCGTGAAGGGTGAAGATATATTTCTCGATCACGCCGGGGTGCGCACATACGACACGATGAGCAGGGCAAAAACCTCATTTCAGGTTCGCACAGCGATCGTGGTCAGCCAGCAGCTTTACTTGCCAAGAGCCCTGTTTCTCGCCCGCGCGCAGGGGCTTAAAGTGGAGGGCTATGTAGCCGAATCGTCGTCCTTTGACAACACGTGGCAGGCGATAGGTCGCGAATATCTGGCCAGGCTCAAATCGGTGTTGGATGTTTACCTGCTGAAACCCGATATCACACAAGATGAGCCAAAACCCGTCTCAGGCGATGGCCGATCAACCTGGAAAAAAATCGAAGAGAACTAG
- the gatC gene encoding Asp-tRNA(Asn)/Glu-tRNA(Gln) amidotransferase subunit GatC, with protein sequence MSDKSPNTSELSLAEVQKIASLSKLRLEGDELEKMAHDFNGILGFVAQIKEADTKGAPAIDHPLGLTNSAREDKPEASIGQDAIRQFAPKFESGFFVVPRVIETDG encoded by the coding sequence ATGTCTGACAAGTCGCCCAATACCTCAGAGCTGAGCTTAGCTGAAGTACAGAAAATTGCATCGCTGAGCAAGCTGCGTCTCGAGGGCGATGAGCTCGAAAAAATGGCGCATGACTTTAATGGCATTCTGGGCTTCGTGGCGCAGATCAAAGAAGCCGACACCAAAGGTGCGCCGGCGATCGACCACCCGCTGGGCCTCACCAATTCAGCGCGCGAAGATAAGCCCGAAGCGTCGATCGGGCAAGATGCAATACGCCAATTTGCCCCGAAATTCGAATCGGGCTTTTTCGTCGTGCCGCGCGTCATTGAGACAGACGGTTAA
- a CDS encoding EAL domain-containing protein: MFWPLRRVPCDLIWTTVTSPLRSILQRTVENFGLADAEKNFRNTFIDRNRGKPLFLMLVEKLKGMRIDEFLQQIPEYVSKVNTEANQHIHCYVLGDEHRFYVGIVPADDAPGFLPNIDGAMGKFHGEAPKDGHGSFDFGIGRTQCNYISDAQEIFDELVRAAHKNLKDNLVRWSWTYLNRANDYFANVEANAVIQPIIYFDPKKELYSIKGGEVFVGGELYASYSELLRDIPDDQDINRVELLILEKIVMACHEAPGLLKFNVSPQTLIDTFPSAEKVFRFNELLLRQKLNPQNVRLELVEKPYEEHEIKLKDVCRYFFQFGISFAADDFGVKSQSHQVILDLGEMIKEFKLDPISFKFKPEEDQTKFLDNLAFIDYCIRLADNREAIITAEAVEDYDTMRFLIAHQVFHFQSHIFCKKLPLIYYRENFHKMQNLPESAVRKILSEDDLIQRQKDVGNIFELARELKLF; the protein is encoded by the coding sequence ATGTTTTGGCCTTTGCGGCGAGTCCCGTGCGATCTAATATGGACAACGGTGACCTCTCCCTTGCGCTCTATATTACAACGAACCGTCGAAAACTTTGGCCTCGCCGATGCCGAAAAGAATTTTCGCAATACGTTTATCGATCGCAACCGCGGCAAACCGCTTTTCTTGATGCTCGTCGAGAAGCTCAAGGGCATGCGCATCGACGAATTTCTGCAGCAGATACCTGAATATGTCTCGAAGGTCAACACCGAGGCCAACCAGCATATACACTGTTATGTTCTCGGCGACGAACACCGCTTCTATGTCGGCATCGTGCCGGCCGATGACGCGCCCGGGTTCTTGCCGAATATCGACGGGGCGATGGGCAAGTTTCACGGCGAGGCGCCGAAAGACGGCCATGGCAGTTTTGACTTCGGCATCGGGCGTACGCAGTGCAATTATATTTCTGATGCGCAAGAGATCTTCGACGAGCTGGTGCGTGCTGCACATAAAAACCTCAAAGACAACCTTGTCCGCTGGAGCTGGACATACCTGAACCGGGCCAACGACTATTTCGCCAACGTCGAGGCGAATGCGGTGATTCAACCGATTATTTATTTTGACCCCAAAAAAGAACTCTACTCAATCAAGGGCGGCGAAGTTTTTGTCGGCGGAGAACTTTACGCGAGTTATTCAGAACTGCTGCGCGACATACCCGATGATCAGGATATAAACCGTGTCGAACTATTGATTCTTGAGAAAATCGTCATGGCCTGCCACGAAGCACCTGGGCTTCTGAAATTCAATGTGTCGCCGCAGACTCTGATCGATACTTTTCCGTCAGCCGAGAAGGTTTTTCGTTTCAACGAACTCTTGCTGCGCCAGAAGCTCAACCCGCAAAACGTGCGCCTTGAGCTGGTTGAAAAACCTTATGAAGAGCACGAAATCAAATTGAAAGACGTCTGCCGTTATTTCTTTCAATTCGGTATTTCATTTGCAGCTGACGACTTTGGCGTCAAGAGCCAGAGCCACCAGGTGATTCTTGACCTGGGTGAAATGATCAAAGAGTTCAAGCTCGACCCGATTAGCTTCAAATTTAAGCCCGAAGAAGACCAGACCAAATTTTTGGATAACCTGGCGTTTATCGACTATTGCATTCGTCTCGCCGACAACCGCGAGGCGATCATCACTGCCGAAGCCGTTGAAGACTATGACACCATGCGGTTTCTGATCGCGCACCAGGTATTCCATTTTCAGAGCCACATCTTCTGCAAGAAATTACCCTTGATATACTACCGGGAAAACTTCCATAAAATGCAGAATCTGCCCGAGAGCGCAGTGCGTAAGATCTTGTCAGAAGATGATTTGATTCAGCGGCAGAAAGATGTGGGCAATATCTTTGAACTCGCCCGTGAATTGAAGTTATTCTAA
- a CDS encoding class I SAM-dependent methyltransferase has protein sequence MQPTIYTSQIQRDGRENLNILDFGCGYGYVAMQLAILPTPGIRVYACDTDEECLDVLWGRIAHRVVKNLTAFHLPNYSQISLPGWLPAMDYVICSFSIAALEHPDIGLPQLARQMAGGTQFIFVEWDPEKSHPFIDIYFPPARRITPADFKQLIEMSGLKLQYEEVGKHPCYVMRAIKA, from the coding sequence GTGCAGCCAACAATCTATACCTCGCAGATTCAGCGCGACGGCCGCGAGAACCTGAATATTCTCGACTTCGGCTGCGGCTATGGTTATGTCGCGATGCAGCTCGCGATTCTGCCGACACCCGGCATTCGTGTCTACGCCTGCGACACCGACGAAGAATGCCTCGATGTACTCTGGGGCCGCATAGCCCACCGCGTGGTGAAAAACCTGACCGCGTTTCACTTACCCAACTATTCGCAGATTTCGCTGCCCGGGTGGTTGCCGGCAATGGATTACGTGATCTGCTCGTTCAGCATCGCCGCGCTCGAGCACCCCGACATTGGCCTGCCGCAGCTGGCGCGACAGATGGCGGGCGGCACGCAGTTTATATTTGTCGAATGGGACCCTGAAAAGTCGCATCCATTTATTGATATTTATTTTCCGCCGGCGCGCAGAATTACACCGGCCGACTTCAAACAGCTCATAGAAATGAGCGGCCTTAAATTGCAGTACGAAGAGGTCGGCAAGCACCCCTGTTACGTCATGCGCGCCATAAAAGCGTAA